One segment of Clavelina lepadiformis chromosome 2, kaClaLepa1.1, whole genome shotgun sequence DNA contains the following:
- the LOC143447424 gene encoding MICOS complex subunit mic25-like produces the protein MLIMFLGDFKRIRFLLQNQVVLVMGNNASSEVTIDRDAENFIKTGDGIKLSPSILQRMSEEEGQGDGQDIHRIPNETTSVQESESVKEAQQLAEDRQKILDEREKQLSLLNEKWEKELSKERAKQQKFHDLTVEAFEQSAKEVEEKFKHPELKPVCKNLQDAMLECYRNNNGRILDCSQSVKNFQNCVVTAKESFLKEPRGV, from the coding sequence ATGCTTATCATGTTTTTAGGtgattttaaaagaattagatttttgttgcaaaatcaAGTTGTTCTTGTCATGGGTAACAATGCTAGCAGTGAAGTGACAATTGACAGAGATgctgaaaattttataaaaactggTGATGGAATCAAGCTATCGCCAAGTATCCTCCAACGAATGTCAGAAGAGGAAGGTCAAGGAGATGGTCAGGATATTCACAGGATTCCAAACGAAACAACCTCTGTGCAAGAAAGCGAATCTGTAAAAGAAGCTCAACAATTGGCCGAAGATCGTCAAAAAATTCTCGATGAACGAGAAAAGCAACTGTCTCTGCTGAATGAGAAATGGGAGAAAGAATTGAGCAAGGAACGGGCAAAGCAACAAAAGTTTCATGATCTGACAGTGGAAGCTTTCGAACAGTCTGCAAAGGAAGTAGAAGAAAAATTCAAGCACCCTGAACTAAAGCCTGTATGTAAGAACTTGCAAGATGCAATGTTGGAATGTTATAGAAACAATAATGGTAGAATTTTAGATTGCTCTCaaagtgttaaaaattttcaaaattgtgtAGTAACTGcaaaagaaagttttttgaaagagCCTAGGGGTGTTTAA
- the LOC143447417 gene encoding endoplasmic reticulum-Golgi intermediate compartment protein 2-like: protein MLRYRGPSKKVIESVKELDAFGKVPESYVETSTSGGTISLITCLLILFLVISEIAYFFDTRFEYDYKVDIDFDAKVLLNFDITIATPCILIGADVVDITGKAFVFDDEVVEQPVKFELSSAAAGRQLQLLSIKKHLVNFEDGRKLSEFALKDGFNATALFDDRKSESKVENPNACRFYGHIPLPKVAGNFHVVSGKPLSVFGGHAHLSFIHSTNVHNFSHRIDHLSFGDMRAGFINALDGDNKIATNENHVFQYYLEIVSTKINTRRVKTDTYQFSVSDISRELDHTAGSHGTPGIFFKYDFSPLTVIITEKHMPLGRFLVRLCGIIGGVFATSCIVNGIVHFIQNVYYEFFPHLMQEELPSEGQKPLSNGLQPVNVPLLSTNVQLIPS, encoded by the exons ATGTTACGTTATCGTGGTCCAAGCAAGAAGGTGATTGAAAGTGTAAAAGAACTAGATGCGTTTGGCAAAGTTCCTGAGTCATATGTAGAAACCAGCACAAGTGGAGGAACCATATCTTTGATTACTTGTCTTCTCATTTTGTTCCTGGTAATTTCTGAAATTGCATACTTCTTTGATACCAG ATTTGAATATGATTATAAAGTGGACATTGATTTTGATGCAAAAGTTCTTCTAAACTTCGACATTACTATCGCCACCCCTTGCATTCTGATTGGTGCTGATGTGGTGGACATTACTGGAAAAGCATTTGTTTTTGATGAT GAAGTAGTAGAACAACCGGTGAAGTTTGAACTGTCGTCAGCTGCTGCAGGAAGGCAGTTGCAGTTATTGTCAATAAAGAAGCATTTGGTTAATTTTGAAGATGGAAGGAAATTAAGCGAGTTTGCTCTGAAAGACGGTTTCAACGCAACTGCATTGTTCGATGACAGAAAATCTGAAAGCAAAGTAGAAAATCCTAATGCCTGCAG GTTTTATGGACACATTCCACTCCCAAAGGTGGCAGGTAATTTCCACGTCGTATCCGGGAAACCACTTTCTGTTTTTGGTGGTCATGCTCACCTATCCTTTATCCATTCCACTAATGTGCATAACTTCAGCCATAGGATAGACCACCTCTCCTTTGGGGATATGCGTGCTGGTTTTATTAATGCACTTGATGGCGATAATAAAATCGCCACTAATGAAA ACCATGTTTTCCAATATTACCTTGAAATCGTTTCAACAAAAATCAATACCAGAAGAGTGAAAACAGACACATATCAATTCTCAGTTTCTGACATTTCCCGCGAGCTAGATCATACAGCAGGAAGTCATGGCACACCAGGaatctttttcaaatatgACTTCTCCCCACTGACTGTTATAATAACTGAAAAGCACATGCCGCTCGGAAGATTTCTAGTGCGTTTGTGTGGAATAATCGGTGGAGTGTTTGCAACCTCATGCATTGTTAATGGAATCGTTCACTTCatacaaaacgtttattatgaGTTCTTTCCTCACTTGATGCAGGAAGAGTTGCCAAGTGAAGGTCAAAAGCCACTCAGCAATGGTTTGCAGCCAGTTAATGTTCCACTGCTATCAACAAATGTTCAACTGATACCAAGCTGA
- the LOC143447427 gene encoding transcription initiation factor TFIID subunit 2-like — protein sequence MEKKPKKTEFTRPFKLSHQLLAITSISFESKTIIGHVELMLQPRKSDVKVIKINTKQARINRVGINGYETSFQNEDPSCDLTQRDPKSRNLEYLSQCHLAVMDSLDADSGYNGELSIRIPSEVMRLIKDNKPISVTIFFSIENPKGGIHFIVPEGNGTMAERAAHLFTYGHENSARLWFPCVDTYSEPCTWKLEYTVDESMTAVSCGDLVETVYTTDKKRKTFHYILSIPTAAPNICLAVGPFEILVDPHMHEVTHFCLPQLMPVLEHTTQTTHEIIEFFEEVLSFRFPYSCYKQVFVDETYQEVLPYASVSLFNTNLLFSKIVLDQTPITRKVMGKAIAEQFFGCFMSRETWKDYWVPAGISGYLYGLWLRSVFGNSEYRHWIALETEKLCQYETREGPLALHHDSKDSSFSRHFPHQHPHTVSLMHYEMMQTKAHLIMRQIENRIGPQLLLQAFNKLLSLANTSAQQKVPSSTWSTMLLSQAGFLKSTYSVSGKDISNLFDQWVNKGGVICFNGKFVFNRKRNAVELDVRQDTTNKGTQKYVGPLTVRVQELDGSFKHTIQIEENTIRHDLPCHSKSRRNKRKKIPLLNGEEADIDLNVMDPDSPVLWIRIDPDVNIPRLIHFEQPDYMWQYQVKFERDVVGQLEAIKALEVYPTAATRTVLNDIVENKQFYYKVREEACLCLAKIANAMLSNWTGPPAMFNIFTRFFCCDTSPPIIRMNDFANFQQYFIQKKIPIAMSLLKNANNMCPKEVVHFLLDLIKFNDNSKNQYLDNYYRAVLVDSLSNTITPATNVSSEHKFIADLMPMDIRAIVDEVTRCLNLEKHLPSYKYTVTVSCLRAIRNLQKNGHLPPDANLFKSYALSGFFYDVRLTAVECLVDLIKATASVDELNWLLDLASEEPIAEIKRGILHALVRNPPFVKGSNSPVNNAELVERLWRYISQDSFYDSRLRCMAIDLYHKLFGKSRPMCLPAPKYGVVVNLKERKTQINPNAIKRSASAIYQDFDSVAAPVKLKKPASMPVVTSHSDEQSSKIKMKIKFGTQSQSNSTLDTDDVMAAESLISLSHEFDTESIQYINLGHQGIQSIESISECKNIIRLNLSFNRITFLNPLKELKTITFLNLSSNHITNLDPLSTLETLEELNVAGNMIGSCDRLRCLTGIVNLQKLRLQDRINNLTNPVCHNESYHSTTLSLLSQLLVLDGERVKGRGSELYKMCTELDKQLQSFSHGQMCPCDACKNSERAGRTFGPVAERPSPEPWLKKDYFSFDEKEAKVDNAIKGFEKVLSDCKKLDQIVASKINELSSAQ from the exons atggaaaaaaagcCTAAGAAAACTGAGTTTACTCGCCCATTTAAATTAAGTCATCAACTTCTTGCAATTACATCAATCAGTTTCGAGAGTAAAACTATAATTGGTCATGTTGAATTGATGTTGCAACCACGAAAATCAGAtgttaaagtaataaaaatcaaCACTAAACAAGCACGGATAAACAGGGTTGGCATCAACGGATATGAAACATCTTTCCAAAATGAAGACCCATCCTGCGATTTGACGCAGCGTGATCCAAAGTCCAGAAATTTGGAATATCTCAGCCAATGCCACTTAGCTGTCATGGATAGTTTGGATGCTGACAGTGGTTATAATGGTGAACTTTCTATTCGTATTCCATCGGAAGTCATGAGACTAATAAAGGATAACAAGCCTATTTCTGTGACCATTTTTTTCAGCATAGAAAATCCCAAGGGTGGTATTCATTTCATTGTACCCGAAGGAAATGGCACTATGGCTGAGCGAGCAGCtcatttatttacttatgggCATGAAAATAGTGCAAGACTATGGTTTCCATGTGTTGATACATATTCTGAACCTTGCACGTGGAAACTTGAATATACTGTCGATGAATCTATGACTGCTGTTTCATGTGGAGATCTTGTTGAAACTGTTTATACCACTGACAAGAAACGCAAAACGTTTCACTACATTTTAAGCATACCGACTGCTGCTCCTAATATTTGTCTTGCTGTAGGTCCATTTGAAATCTTGGTTGACCCGCACATGCATGAAGTTACGCATTTTTGTTTACCTCAGCTAATGCCAGTGTTGGAACACACAACACAAACCACTCATGAAattattgaattttttgaaGAGGTGCTAAGCTTCCGATTTCCTTACTCCTGCTACAAACAAGTTTTTGTAGATGAAACATATCAAGAAGTATTGCCCTATGCATCAGTGAGCTTGTTTAACACTAATTTACTATTCAGTAAAATTGTGCTTGACCAAACTCCTATTACAAGGAAGGTTATGGGAAAAGCTATTGCTGAACaattttttggttgttttatgTCACGTGAGACATGGAAGGATTACTGGGTACCAGCTGGAATATCTGGATACTTGTATGGCCTCTGGCTTAGAAGCGTTTTTGGTAACAGTGAGTATAGACATTGGATCGCTTTAGAAACTGAAAAATTATGTCAATATGAAACCAGAGAAGGCCCTCTCGCTCTGCATCATGATAGCAAAGATTCATCATTTTCACGACATTTTCCTCATCAGCACCCTCACACTGTTTCGCTTATGCACTACGAAATGATGCAGACTAAAGCCCATCTTATCATGAGACAAATTGAAAATCGAATCGGACCGCAACTCTTGCTGCAGGCCTTTAATAAATTACTTTCTCTCGCCAATACATCTGCTCAACAGAAAGTGCCAAGTTCAACGTGGTCAACCATGCTTTTGTCACAAGCTGGCTTTTTAAAGTCAACCTATTCTGTTTCTGGAAAAGACATCTCAAATTTGTTTGACCAGTGGGTTAACAAAGGAGGTGTCATTTGCTTTAACGGCAAGTTTGTATTTAATCGTAAAAGAAATGCAGTTGAACTTGACGTGCGGCAAGACACAACTAACAAAGgaacacaaaaatatgttgGTCCACTTACAGTCCGGGTTCAAGAACTTGATGGCTCTTTTAAGCACACCATTCAAATTGAAGAGAACACAATCAGACACGATTTACCATGCCATTCCAAAAGCCGGAGAAATAAACGCAAAAAGATCCCATTGTTGAATGGTGAAGAAGCTGACATTGATCTCAATGTAATGGATCCAGATTCACCAGTTTTGTGGATAAGAATAGACCCAGATGTGAATATTCCAAGGTTGATCCACTTTGAGCAGCCAGATTACATGTGGCAGTACCAGGTTAAATTTGAAAGAGATGTGGTTGGTCAACTGGAGGCTATAAAGGCGTTGGAAGTTTATCCAACTGCTGCAACCAGAACAGTTCTGAATGATATTGTTGAAAACAAACAGTTTTATTACAAGGTACGAGAAGAAGCATGCCTGTGTTtggcaaaaattgcaaatgcCATGTTGAGCAATTGGACAGGGCCGCCTGCTATGTTCAATATTTTTACTCGCTTTTTCTGTTGTGATACGTCACCTCCAATAATAAGAATGAATGACTTTGCCAATTTTCAACAGTACTttatacaaaagaaaattccCATTGCCATGTCATTGCTAAAGAATGCTAACAACATGTGCCCTAAAGAAGTTGTACATTTTCTTCTGGATCTCATTAAGTTTAATGATAACTCAAAAAACCAATACTTAGACAATTATTACAGAGCAGTGTTGGTTGACAGTTTAAGTAATACCATCACACCAGCAACAAATGTATCATCAGAACATAAATTTATCGCAGACTTAATGCCAATGGACATACGAGCGATTGTGGATGAAGTAACTCGGTGCTTAAACTTAGAGAAGCATTTGCCTTCATACAAATACACGGTGACTGTTAGCTGTTTAAGAGCAATCAGAAATCTTCAGAAAAATGGTCATCTTCCACCCGATGCcaatttattcaaaagttATGCTTTGTCAGGTTTTTTCTATGACGTAAGGCTTACTGCAGTAGAGTGTTTGGTTGACTTAATTAAAGCCACCGCCAGTGTGGATGAGCTTAACTGGTTATTGGACTTGGCTTCCGAAGAACCCATTGCCGAAATAAAACGTGGCATTTTGCACGCACTCGTTCGAAATCCTCCTTTTGTAAAAGGAAGCAACTCCCCTGTTAACAATGCAGAGCTTGTTGAACGTTTGTGGCGTTACATAAGTCAAGATTCATTTTACGACTCTAGGCTTAGATGCATGGCCATTGATCTATATCATAAACTGTTTGGAAAAAGCAGACCAATGTGTTTGCCAGCTCCCAAATATGGAGTTGTAGTCAACCTAAAGGagagaaaaacacaaatcAATCCTAATGCTATCAAAAGATCAGCCTCAGCTATTTATCAGGATTTTGATTCTGTGGCTGCACCAGTAAAACTGAAGAAACCAGCATCAATGCCTGTTGTTACGTCTCATTCCGATGAACAGTCgagtaaaattaaaatgaagatCAAATTTGGAACACAGTCGCAAAGCAACAGCACACTTGACACAGATGATGTGATGGCAGCAGAGAGCCTTATTTCATTGTCCCATG AATTTGATACTGAAAGCATTCAATATATTAATCTCGGCCATCAGGGGATTCAGAGTATTGAAAGCATATCTGAGTGCAAGAACATAATCAGACTCAACCTGTCATTCAACAGAATCACATTTTTAAATCCATTAAAGGAActtaaaacaataacatttcTAAACCTTTCTTCAAATCATATAACCAATTTAG ACCCGTTGTCAACATTGGAAACACTGGAAGAACTAAATGTTGCTGGAAATATGATTGGCAGTTGCGATAGATTGCGATGTTTGACTGGAATCGTGAATTTGCAGAAGCTGAGACTACAAGATAGAATAAACAACTTAACAAATCCAGTTTGTCACAACGAAAGTTACCATTCCACCACTTTGTCTCTTTTGTCACAGCTTCTAGTACTTGATG GAGAAAGAGTAAAAGGCAGAGGGAGTGAGCTTTACAAAATGTGTACAGAGTTGGACAAACAGCTGCAAT CTTTTTCTCATGGGCAAATGTGCCCCTGTGATGCATGCAAAAACAGTGAACGCG CTGGAAGAACATTTGGCCCAGTTGCTGAGCGACCTTCACCAGAACCGTGGTTAAAGAAAGATTACTTTTCTTTTGATGAGAAAGAAGCTAAAGTAGACAATGCGATTAAGGGCTTTGAAAAAGTGTTGAGTGACTGCAAGAAACTCGATCAAATCGTGGCTTCTAAAATAAATGAGCTTAGTTCCGCGCAGTAA
- the LOC143447426 gene encoding methylmalonate-semialdehyde/malonate-semialdehyde dehydrogenase [acylating], mitochondrial-like, producing the protein MLKYLQSPVKALRTPAFYAAYRSTSTATTKLFIDGKFMESETDKWIDLHNPATNEVITRVPEATQDEMQAAVAAAKRAFKSWSDTSVLHRQGIMFKYQQLIKDNMNELAKNITLEQGKTLADAEGDVLRGIQVVEHCCSITSLNLGETMSSVAKDMDTFTYRYPLGVCAGITPFNFPAMIPLWMFPMAMVCGNTYVLKPSERDPGCSMLLAQLGQDAGFPDGVVNIIHGAHDAVNFICDDPDIKAVSFVGSNQAGEYIYDRASKTGKRVQSNMGAKNHGIIMPDAAKENTLNQLVGAAFGAAGQRCMALSTVVFVGESKEWIKDLKERSEKLVVNAGDQPGADLGPMITPAAKERACRLIQSGVNEGASILLDGRDVQVKGYENGNFLAPTILTNVTPDMECYKEEIFGPVLIILEADTLDDAIQITNSNPYGNGTAIFTQSGAIARKFVNEIDVGNVGVNVPIPVPLPMFSFTGTRASFRGDMHFYGKQGIQFYTQLKTVTQLWREEDVKHSKAAVSMPVMR; encoded by the exons ATGCTCAAATACTTGCAGTCGCCAGTTAAG GCCCTCAGGACACCTGCATTTTATGCAGCATACAGAAGTACGTCAACTGCA accACTAAGCTCTTTATTGATGGCAAATTTATGGAATCTGAAACTGACAAATGGATTGATCTTCACAATCCT GCAACAAATGAAGTGATAACAAGGGTTCCGGAGGCGACACAGGATGAGATGCAAGCCGCAGTTGCAGCTGCAAAACGTGCATTTAAGTCATGGTCTGATACCTCTGTGCTTCACAGACAAGGAATTATGTTCAAATATCAGCAATTAATCAAAGATAACATG AAtgaacttgcaaaaaatataacgTTGGAACAAGGCAAGACACTTGCTGATGCTGAGGGTGATGTCCTTCGTGGCATAC AGGTCGTGGAACATTGCTGTAGCATAACTTCCTTAAATCTTGGGGAAACAATGTCATCAGTTGCAAAAGACATGGACACATTTACATATCGATATCCATTGGGTGTTTGTGCTGGAATAACTCCTTTTAATTTCCCTGCTATGATTCCTTTATGG ATGTTTCCAATGGCAATGGTGTGTGGAAACACTTACGTACTGAAGCCATCGGAACGCGACCCAGGATGTTCAATGCTTTTAGCTCAGTTAGGCCAAGATGCTGGCTTTCCTGATGGCGTCGTCAATATTATTCATGGAGCCCATGATG CCGTCAACTTCATTTGTGATGACCCTGATATCAAAGCTGTATCGTTTGTTGGTTCCAACCAAGCTGGTGAATATATTTATGACAGGGCATCTAAAACTGGAAAGCGTGTTCAGTCAAATATGGGAGCTAAAAACCATGGTATCATTATGCCTGATGCAGCCAAG GAGAATACACTCAACCAGTTGGTTGGTGCTGCATTTGGTGCAGCTGGCCAAAGATGCATGGCTTTGTCAACTGTTGTGTTTGTGGGCGAGTCTAAAGAGTGGATAAAAGACCTGAAGGAAAGATCTGAGAAGCTTGTAGTGAATGCAG GAGACCAACCTGGTGCAGATCTGGGTCCTATGATCACACCAGCTGCCAAAGAAAGAGCTTGTCGTTTGATACAAAGTGGTGTCAACGAAGGCGCGTCAATACTCCTAGATGGTAGAGATGTGCAGGTCAAAGGTTATGAAAATGGAAACTTCCTTGCACCTACTATTTTAACCAATGTCACA CCCGATATGGAATGCTACAAGGAAGAGATATTTGGTCCAGTACTGATTATACTTGAGGCTGATACACTTGACGACGCGATTCAAATCACTAACTCCAATCCATATGGAAATGGGACTGCCATATTCACACAGAGTGGTGCAATAGCCAGGAAATTCGTCAATGAAATTG ATGTTGGAAATGTTGGAGTTAATGTCCCAATTCCTGTTCCTTTACCCATGTTTTCATTTACCGGCACAAGAGCGTCATTCCGTGGTGATATGCACTTTTATGGAAAACAA gGCATTCAATTCTACACCCAGCTGAAAACAGTTACACAATTATGGCGTGAAGAAGACGTGAAACATTCGAAGGCTGCTGTTTCCATGCCAGTTATGCGTTAG
- the LOC143447425 gene encoding methylmalonate-semialdehyde/malonate-semialdehyde dehydrogenase [acylating], mitochondrial-like yields the protein MQRSLTSARKAIKASTAFHNIHRNATTATTKLFIDGKFIESKTDKWIDLHNPATNEVITRVPEATQDEMQAAVAAAKRAFKSWSDTSVLHRQGVMFKYQQLIKDNMKELAKNITLEQGKTLADAEGDVLRGLQVVEHCCSITSLNLGETMSSVAKDMDTFTYRYPLGVCAGITPFNFPAMIPLWMFPMAMVCGNTYVLKPSERDPGCSMLLAQLGQDAGFPDGTLNIIHGAHDAVNFVCDDPDIKAISFVGSNQAGEYIYDRGSKTGKRVQSNMGAKNHGIIMPDAAKENTLNQLVGAAFGAAGQRCMALSTVVFVGESKEWIKDLKERSEKLIVNAGDQPGADVGPMITPAAKERACRLIQSGADQGASVLLDGRGIKVKGYENGYFLAPTILTNVTPDMECYKEEIFGPVLIILEADTLDEAIQITNSNPYGNGTAIFTQSGATARKFINQIDVGQIGVNVPIPVPLPMFSFTGTRGSFRGDMHFYGKQGIQFYTQLKTITQLWREEDVKHSKAAVAMPVMR from the exons ATGCAACGATCTTTGACTTCTGCTAGAAAG gCTATTAAAGCGTCTACAGCTTTTCATAATATCCACAGAAATGCTACAACTGCG ACAACTAAACTCTTCATTGATGGAAAGTTTATTGAGTCAAAAACTGACAAATGGATCGATCTTCACAATCCT GCAACAAATGAAGTGATTACAAGGGTTCCGGAGGCAACACAGGATGAGATGCAAGCCGCAGTTGCAGCTGCAAAACGTGCATTTAAGTCATGGTCTGATACCTCTGTGCTTCACAGACAAGGAGTTATGTTCAAATATCAACAACTAATCAAAGATAACATG AAAGAGTTGGCGAAAAATATAACATTGGAACAAGGCAAGACACTTGCAGATGCAGAGGGTGATGTTCTTCGTGGTCTTC AGGTCGTGGAACATTGCTGTAGCATAACTTCCTTAAATCTTGGGGAAACAATGTCATCAGTTGCAAAAGACATGGACACATTCACATATCGATATCCATTGGGTGTTTGTGCTGGAATAACTCCTTTTAATTTCCCTGCTATGATTCCTTTATGG ATGTTTCCAATGGCAATGGTGTGTGGAAACACTTACGTACTGAAGCCATCGGAACGTGACCCAGGATGTTCAATGCTTTTAGCTCAGTTAGGCCAAGATGCTGGCTTTCCTGATGGGACATTAAACATTATTCATGGAGCCCATGATG CTGTAAACTTTGTTTGTGATGACCCTGATATCAAGGCCATATCGTTTGTTGGATCCAACCAAGCTGGTGAATATATTTATGACAGAGGATCGAAAACTGGGAAACGTGTCCAGTCAAATATGGGAGCTAAAAATCATGGCATTATAATGCCTGATGCTGCCAAG GAGAATACACTCAACCAGTTGGTTGGTGCTGCGTTTGGAGCAGCTGGCCAAAGATGCATGGCTTTGTCAACTGTTGTGTTTGTGGGCGAGTCTAAGGAGTGGATAAAAGACCTGAAGGAAAGATCTGAGAAGCTTATAGTGAATGCAG GAGACCAACCTGGTGCAGATGTGGGTCCTATGATCACACCAGCTGCCAAAGAAAGAGCTTGTCGTTTGATACAAAGTGGTGCTGATCAAGGTGCATCAGTACTCTTGGATGGTAGAGGTATCAAAGTCAAAGGTTATGAAAATGGCTACTTCCTTGCACCTACTATTTTAACCAATGTTACG CCCGATATGGAATGCTACAAGGAAGAAATTTTTGGCCCAGTACTGATTATACTTGAAGCTGATACACTTGATGAAGCGATTCAAATCACTAACTCCAATCCATATGGAAATGGGACTGCCATATTCACACAGAGTGGTGCAACTGCAAGGAAATTCATCAATCAAATTG ATGTTGGCCAAATTGGAGTAAATGTTCCAATACCAGTTCCTTTGCCCATGTTTTCATTCACTGGCACAAGGGGCTCATTCCGTGGTGATATGCATTTCTATGGAAAGCAG GGCATTCAGTTCTACACCCAGCTGAAAACAATCACACAATTATGGCGTGAAGAAGACGTGAAGCATTCCAAAGCTGCAGTTGCTATGCCAGTTATGCGTTAG